The region CGCCTCACGGCATCGCCGAGAGTCCGCCGTCGACCACGAGGACGTGGCCGGTCATGAACGACGAGGCGTCGGAGGCGAGGAACACCGCGGGGGCGGCGATCTCCTCCACCGTGCCCCAGCGCGCCATCGGGACGGTCGCGAGCAGCCCCTTCTCCGTGCCCTCGTCGTCGCGCAGGAACCCGGTGAGGTCGGTCTCGATCCACCCCGGCACGAGCGCGTTGACGCGCACCCCGGCCCACGCGCTCTCGGTCGACAGCGACTGCGTCAGCGAGATCACCGCAGCCTTCGCCGCGCCGTAGTGCGACATCGTCGGGGCACCGCGCAGCCCCGCCACCGAGCTCAGGTTGATCACCGATCCGGTGCGCCGCTCGATCATCTGCGGGATCACCGCCTGCGTGA is a window of Frankiales bacterium DNA encoding:
- a CDS encoding glucose 1-dehydrogenase produces the protein MTGFRLDGRTALVTGASRGIGRAIALAFADAGADVALLARDESALGEVAAAVEGLGRRAAVAVCDVTDADAVSAAVAASTERLGPIDVLVNNAGGNSFARPFAGMRFSGWERTLRLNLDSVVHVTQAVIPQMIERRTGSVINLSSVAGLRGAPTMSHYGAAKAAVISLTQSLSTESAWAGVRVNALVPGWIETDLTGFLRDDEGTEKGLLATVPMARWGTVEEIAAPAVFLASDASSFMTGHVLVVDGGLSAMP